One segment of Peromyscus leucopus breed LL Stock chromosome 5, UCI_PerLeu_2.1, whole genome shotgun sequence DNA contains the following:
- the Ntpcr gene encoding cancer-related nucleoside-triphosphatase → MARHVFLTGPPGVGKTTLIQKASEVLQSSGVPVDGFYTQEVRQGGRRIGFDVVTLSGSRGPLSRVGSQPPPGKPECRVGQYVVDLASFEQLALPVLRNAGPSGGPRYRVCIIDEIGKMELFSQPFIQAVRQMLSTPGTVVLGTIPVPKGKPLALVEEIRNRRDVKVFSVTKENRNSLLPDIVTCVQSSRT, encoded by the exons ATGGCGCGGCACGTGTTCCTCACCGGGCCTCCAG gGGTTGGCAAAACAACcttgatccagaaagccagcgAGGTCCTGCAGTCCTCCGGGGTGCCCGTAGATGGATTTTACACTCAAGAAgtcaggcagggagggaggaggatcgGATTTGATGTCGTCACCCTGTCTGGCTCTCGGGGGCCTCTGTCCAGAGTTGG GTCACAGCCTCCACCTGGAAAGCCTGAGTGCCGAGTTGGGCAGTATGTGGTGGACCTGGCTTCTTTTGAGCAGTTGGCACTACCTGTCCTAAGAAAT GCAGGTCCCAGCGGCGGCCCCAGGTACCGTGTGTGCATCATTGATGAGATTGGGAAGATGGAGCTCTTCAGCCAGCCTTTCATTCAGGCAGTCCGCCAGATGCTGTCCACACCGGGCACTGTTGTCCTTGGCACCATCCCAGTCCCCAAAGGGAAGCCACTGGCCCTGGTGGAGGAGATCAGGAACAGGCGTGACGTGAAGGTGTTCAGT GTCACTAAGGAGAACCGAAATAGCCTCCTGCCGGATATTGTGACCTGCGTGCAGAGCAGCAGGACCTGA